In a genomic window of Flavobacterium sp. KACC 22761:
- a CDS encoding aldose 1-epimerase family protein, with amino-acid sequence MNTTISNSVLTASIKHAGAELFSLKNNQGKEFIWEGNPDFWGKHSPILFPIVGTLKNNTYTIDQEEYQLPRHGFARDMEFQLIEKTGNSVVFSLESNAETLKKYPFEFELQLIYTLENTSLKIEYIVINKGETRMPFSIGAHPAIALPESFENYAFKFEKDETLKFNLLENDLISNKTEILKTTNHTVPLNYKLFENDALVFKTLESNSLTILENSKPYVQVDFEDFPSLGIWTKDQAPFVCIEPWFGYSDTATNSGNLFEKEGVIILETDQTFHSQFSIKIL; translated from the coding sequence TTGAATACAACTATATCAAATTCAGTATTAACAGCTTCAATAAAACATGCTGGAGCCGAATTATTTTCATTAAAAAACAATCAAGGCAAAGAATTCATTTGGGAAGGAAATCCTGATTTTTGGGGCAAACATTCGCCTATTTTATTTCCTATTGTAGGGACTTTAAAAAACAACACCTATACTATTGATCAAGAGGAATACCAATTACCAAGACATGGTTTTGCAAGAGACATGGAATTTCAATTGATTGAAAAAACGGGAAACAGCGTGGTTTTCTCTTTAGAATCAAACGCAGAAACTTTAAAAAAATATCCTTTTGAATTTGAGTTGCAACTTATTTATACGTTAGAAAACACTTCTTTAAAAATAGAATATATTGTAATTAATAAAGGAGAAACAAGAATGCCTTTTTCAATTGGTGCACATCCCGCAATTGCACTTCCGGAAAGTTTTGAAAATTATGCTTTCAAATTCGAAAAAGACGAAACTCTGAAATTCAACCTTTTAGAAAATGATTTAATTTCTAATAAAACCGAAATTTTAAAGACAACAAACCATACAGTTCCTTTAAATTATAAACTTTTTGAAAATGATGCCCTTGTTTTTAAAACACTAGAATCAAATTCATTGACAATCCTTGAAAATTCAAAGCCTTATGTTCAAGTTGATTTTGAAGATTTTCCTAGTTTAGGAATTTGGACTAAAGACCAAGCACCTTTTGTTTGTATTGAACCTTGGTTTGGGTATTCAGACACAGCAACCAATTCTGGAAATTTATTTGAAAAAGAAGGTGTTATTATTTTAGAAACAGACCAGACTTTTCATTCTCAGTTCAGTATAAAAATTTTGTAA
- a CDS encoding M1 family metallopeptidase: MKKQSAKAFLTAALFFGISSLWAQQTTQATTTNPTNNYNYHDAFAPHFYTKNGTSTRTASGQPGPEYWQNRADYQISAKLNAVTNEITGTDEITYTNNSPDKLGFLWLNLDQNLFKDDSRGNAVVPLSGSRNGAQGQVFDGGNKIKSVKIISGGKTKTETVAKYIITDTRMQIFLPQELAAKGASVKIKIEFSFIAPFEGSDRMGVLETKNGKIFTIAQWYPRMCVYDDVRGWNTAPYLGASEFYLEYGDFDVKLTVPGNQYVVASGELINGAEVLSAEQLKRYKDASNSDKTVMIRTADEVAATVNTNAGTEKTWHYKIKNARDFSWASSSAFILDGAKINLPSGKKALALSAYPVESNGNDAYGRSSEYVKGAIEHYSKQWFEYPYPVATNVAGNEGGMEYPGIVFCGWKSKKEDLWGVTDHEFGHIWFPMIVGSNERLFAWMDEGFNTFINSLSTAAFNNGEYKEKPTDLHEEAESFTRPDLETIMSSPDNMKEANIGMLCYFKPSAGLILLREQVLGKERFDTAFRTYIERWAYKHPQPDDFFRSMENVAGEDLSWFWRSWYVNNWRFDQGINSIKYVKNDPAKGVIITVENFEKMPMPIVLDVKTKSGKVTRVNLPVEIWQRNNDWSFKHNSTEEIESITLDPDHAFPDFNESNNVWTAGKGKVEQDVILDGYLGNYSTSKAPIKIEFTEKNSALYAELTNYPKFSVKAVAGEKDTFESKRAGVKFKFNEAKTAVDMILSDGKAIPFTKN; the protein is encoded by the coding sequence ATGAAAAAGCAATCAGCAAAAGCCTTTTTAACCGCGGCTTTATTTTTTGGGATTTCTTCGTTATGGGCGCAGCAAACTACGCAGGCGACAACAACAAATCCAACAAACAATTACAATTATCATGATGCCTTTGCTCCGCATTTTTATACTAAAAACGGAACTTCGACACGTACTGCAAGTGGTCAGCCTGGTCCAGAATATTGGCAAAACAGAGCCGATTATCAGATTTCGGCAAAATTGAATGCAGTTACTAACGAAATTACAGGTACAGATGAAATAACTTATACAAACAATAGTCCTGACAAATTAGGTTTTCTTTGGCTGAATTTAGATCAGAATTTATTTAAAGATGATTCACGAGGAAATGCAGTTGTGCCATTGTCAGGAAGCCGTAATGGCGCTCAAGGTCAGGTTTTTGACGGAGGAAATAAGATTAAATCTGTAAAAATAATTTCAGGAGGCAAAACAAAGACTGAAACAGTTGCTAAATATATCATTACAGATACAAGAATGCAGATTTTTCTTCCGCAGGAATTAGCGGCAAAAGGAGCTTCTGTAAAAATCAAAATCGAATTCTCATTTATTGCACCTTTTGAAGGATCTGACAGAATGGGAGTTTTGGAAACTAAAAACGGAAAAATCTTTACAATTGCACAATGGTACCCGCGTATGTGTGTGTATGATGATGTGCGAGGATGGAATACAGCGCCATATTTAGGAGCTTCTGAGTTTTACTTGGAGTACGGAGATTTTGATGTAAAATTGACGGTTCCAGGAAATCAATATGTTGTGGCTTCTGGAGAATTAATTAATGGTGCAGAAGTTCTTTCGGCTGAACAATTAAAGCGTTACAAAGATGCTTCAAATAGTGACAAAACGGTTATGATTCGTACTGCAGATGAAGTTGCTGCAACTGTAAATACTAATGCAGGAACAGAGAAAACATGGCATTATAAAATCAAAAATGCACGTGATTTTTCTTGGGCGTCATCTTCGGCTTTTATTTTAGATGGAGCAAAAATCAACTTGCCAAGCGGTAAAAAAGCATTAGCATTGTCAGCATATCCTGTTGAAAGCAACGGAAATGATGCTTACGGTCGTTCAAGCGAATATGTAAAAGGTGCGATCGAACATTATTCAAAACAATGGTTTGAGTATCCTTATCCAGTAGCTACAAACGTAGCAGGAAATGAAGGCGGAATGGAATATCCTGGAATTGTTTTCTGTGGATGGAAGTCTAAGAAAGAGGATCTTTGGGGAGTAACAGACCACGAATTTGGGCACATTTGGTTTCCGATGATTGTGGGGTCAAACGAAAGATTATTTGCTTGGATGGATGAAGGATTCAATACTTTTATTAATTCGTTGAGCACCGCTGCTTTCAATAATGGAGAATATAAAGAAAAACCAACAGATTTGCATGAAGAAGCAGAATCTTTTACTCGTCCTGATTTAGAAACAATTATGAGTTCTCCTGATAATATGAAGGAGGCAAATATAGGTATGTTGTGTTATTTCAAGCCAAGCGCAGGATTGATTTTATTAAGAGAGCAAGTTTTAGGAAAAGAGCGTTTTGATACGGCTTTTAGAACTTATATTGAGCGTTGGGCTTATAAACATCCGCAGCCAGATGATTTCTTTAGATCAATGGAAAATGTTGCTGGTGAGGATTTAAGCTGGTTTTGGAGAAGCTGGTATGTAAACAACTGGCGTTTTGACCAAGGTATTAATTCTATTAAATATGTGAAAAACGATCCTGCAAAAGGTGTAATTATTACGGTAGAAAATTTTGAAAAAATGCCAATGCCGATTGTTTTGGATGTTAAAACAAAAAGCGGAAAAGTTACTCGAGTGAATTTGCCAGTAGAAATATGGCAACGTAACAATGACTGGTCTTTCAAACATAATTCAACTGAAGAAATTGAAAGCATTACTTTAGACCCAGATCATGCATTTCCTGATTTTAATGAGTCAAATAATGTTTGGACAGCGGGAAAAGGCAAGGTTGAGCAAGATGTGATTTTAGATGGTTATTTAGGAAATTATTCAACTTCTAAAGCGCCTATAAAAATTGAGTTCACAGAGAAAAACAGTGCTTTATATGCTGAGTTGACTAATTACCCGAAATTTTCTGTAAAAGCAGTAGCTGGAGAAAAAGATACATTTGAATCAAAAAGAGCAGGAGTGAAGTTTAAATTCAACGAAGCGAAAACAGCTGTTGACATGATTTTGTCTGATGGTAAAGCAATTCCGTTTACTAAGAATTAA
- a CDS encoding GNAT family N-acetyltransferase, translating into MKISIVVTQEEHFKFAQEICDTIESSALLRGTGIAKRTPEYIQKKMSNGDAMIALADGKFAGFCYIESWEHGKFVAHSGLIVHPDYRSLGLAKKIKSKVFDYSLKRYPDAKIFGITTGLAVMKINSELGYKPVPFSELTTDPSFWAGCKTCTNFEILQSKQNKMCLCTGMLYDPKEKQKTPPKHPFNEAVLSRLKKIKQALFLNKILSFVFLFKI; encoded by the coding sequence ATGAAGATCTCTATTGTTGTTACCCAGGAAGAACACTTCAAATTCGCACAAGAAATTTGTGATACGATAGAATCATCTGCCTTGTTAAGAGGTACGGGGATTGCTAAAAGAACTCCTGAGTACATTCAGAAAAAAATGTCGAATGGTGATGCAATGATTGCTCTGGCCGATGGAAAATTTGCAGGTTTTTGTTATATCGAAAGCTGGGAACACGGAAAATTCGTGGCACATTCAGGATTAATAGTACATCCTGATTACAGAAGTTTAGGTTTGGCAAAAAAAATCAAATCAAAAGTTTTTGACTATTCTTTAAAAAGATATCCGGACGCTAAAATATTCGGAATTACAACTGGTTTAGCGGTTATGAAAATTAACTCTGAACTAGGTTATAAACCGGTCCCATTTTCAGAATTAACAACCGATCCAAGTTTTTGGGCAGGCTGTAAAACTTGTACAAACTTTGAAATTCTGCAAAGCAAACAGAACAAAATGTGTCTTTGTACTGGAATGTTGTATGACCCAAAAGAAAAACAAAAAACACCGCCAAAACACCCTTTTAACGAGGCTGTTTTAAGCAGACTTAAAAAAATTAAACAGGCTTTATTCTTAAACAAAATATTGTCATTTGTTTTTTTATTCAAAATTTAA
- a CDS encoding argininosuccinate synthase, whose amino-acid sequence MKKVVLAYSGGLDTSYCLKYLKNEKGYEVHTVLVDTGGFSAEELTAIEKRAYELGSAQHANLTILDKYYDKAIKYLIFGNVLKNNTYPLSVSAERVFQAIEAIKYAKKVGATAIAHGSTGAGNDQIRFDLIFQTIAPEIEIITPIRDLKLSRQEEVDYLAQNGVHYSWEKAQYSINKGLWGTSVGGKETLTSSQPLPSEAYPSQLQKEGEEKVTLHFEQGELVGLNGKTDKPSNNIVGLEKLASAYAIGRDIHVGDTIIGIKGRVGFEAAAPLIIIKAHHLLEKHTLGKWQQYWKEQLGNWYGMLFHEGQFLDPVMRNIETFLQDTQKTVNGTVTVSLKPYHFSLDGIESENDLMNTGFGQYGEMNNAWTSDDAKGFIKILGNAQNIFSSVNKLDHD is encoded by the coding sequence ATGAAAAAAGTAGTATTAGCTTATAGCGGAGGATTAGATACCTCGTATTGTTTGAAATATTTAAAAAATGAAAAAGGATACGAAGTTCACACTGTTCTTGTTGACACAGGAGGATTTTCTGCTGAAGAATTAACAGCTATTGAAAAAAGAGCTTACGAGTTAGGAAGTGCTCAACACGCCAACTTAACGATTTTAGATAAATATTACGATAAAGCTATAAAATATTTGATTTTCGGAAACGTATTAAAAAATAATACATATCCTTTATCAGTAAGTGCTGAACGTGTTTTTCAAGCAATTGAAGCTATAAAATACGCGAAAAAAGTTGGTGCAACTGCAATCGCTCACGGAAGTACTGGTGCAGGAAATGATCAAATTCGTTTTGATTTGATTTTCCAGACTATAGCTCCGGAAATCGAAATCATTACGCCAATTAGAGATTTAAAATTATCTAGACAAGAAGAAGTAGATTATTTGGCTCAAAATGGAGTTCACTATTCTTGGGAAAAAGCACAATATTCTATCAATAAAGGACTTTGGGGAACAAGCGTTGGAGGAAAAGAAACTTTGACTTCAAGCCAGCCATTGCCAAGTGAAGCTTATCCTTCTCAATTGCAAAAAGAAGGAGAGGAAAAAGTAACTCTTCATTTTGAACAAGGAGAATTAGTTGGTTTAAACGGAAAAACTGATAAACCTTCAAATAATATCGTAGGGCTGGAAAAACTGGCAAGTGCTTACGCAATTGGTAGAGATATTCACGTTGGTGATACGATTATCGGAATTAAAGGAAGAGTTGGTTTCGAAGCTGCTGCTCCGTTAATTATCATTAAAGCACACCATTTGTTAGAGAAACACACTCTTGGAAAATGGCAACAATATTGGAAAGAACAATTAGGAAACTGGTACGGAATGTTATTCCACGAAGGTCAGTTCTTAGATCCAGTTATGAGAAATATTGAAACTTTCTTGCAGGATACTCAAAAAACAGTAAATGGAACAGTAACAGTTTCATTAAAACCATATCATTTCTCACTTGACGGAATCGAATCTGAAAATGATTTGATGAACACAGGTTTCGGTCAGTACGGCGAAATGAACAATGCTTGGACATCTGACGATGCAAAAGGATTTATCAAGATTTTAGGAAATGCACAAAACATATTCTCATCTGTAAACAAATTAGATCATGATTAA
- the argC gene encoding N-acetyl-gamma-glutamyl-phosphate reductase yields MINVGIIGGSGYTAGELIRILMYHPKVNIDFVYSTTNAGKPLSVAHHDLMGDIEMNFTAEINPNVNVVFLCLGHGKSISFLKENQFANHTKIIDLGNDFRLNKDAHFEGKDFVYGLPEINKAEIKKTNYIANPGCFATAIQLALLPLAKHNLLNNDVHINATTGSTGAGVSLSETSHFSWRNNNMSHYKAFEHQHLGEISESLVQLQDDFDSELLFIPNRGDFPRGIFATLYTVCDDSLEQLVAKYEEFYKNEPFVTVTTTNINMKQVVQTNKCIISLLKKGNRVLITSIIDNLTKGASGQAIQNMNLMFGLEETTGLHLKPSGF; encoded by the coding sequence ATGATTAATGTCGGAATTATTGGTGGTTCGGGCTACACGGCCGGAGAACTCATCAGAATTTTAATGTATCATCCCAAAGTAAACATCGATTTTGTTTACAGTACAACAAACGCTGGAAAGCCTCTTTCTGTAGCACACCACGATTTGATGGGTGATATCGAAATGAATTTCACAGCCGAAATCAACCCAAATGTGAATGTTGTTTTCTTGTGTTTAGGTCACGGAAAATCGATTTCATTTTTGAAAGAAAATCAGTTTGCTAATCATACCAAAATCATCGATTTAGGAAATGATTTCAGATTGAACAAAGATGCGCATTTTGAAGGAAAAGATTTTGTTTACGGTTTGCCTGAAATCAATAAAGCCGAAATCAAAAAGACGAATTATATAGCGAATCCAGGTTGTTTTGCAACTGCTATTCAGTTGGCTTTATTGCCTTTAGCAAAACATAATTTGTTGAATAATGATGTTCATATTAATGCTACAACTGGAAGCACAGGAGCAGGAGTAAGTCTTTCAGAAACTTCTCATTTCAGCTGGAGAAACAATAATATGTCGCATTACAAAGCTTTTGAACACCAACATTTAGGAGAAATTTCAGAAAGTTTAGTTCAGTTGCAGGATGATTTTGACAGCGAATTGCTTTTTATTCCGAACAGAGGAGATTTCCCAAGAGGAATTTTTGCAACTTTATATACAGTTTGCGACGATAGTTTGGAACAATTAGTAGCAAAATACGAAGAGTTCTATAAAAACGAACCTTTTGTAACCGTTACCACAACAAACATCAATATGAAACAGGTGGTGCAAACGAATAAATGTATTATTAGTTTATTGAAAAAAGGAAACCGGGTTCTCATAACATCAATTATAGATAACTTAACCAAAGGTGCTTCAGGACAAGCAATTCAAAACATGAATTTAATGTTCGGATTAGAAGAAACCACAGGTTTACATTTGAAACCAAGCGGATTTTAG
- a CDS encoding aspartate aminotransferase family protein, with translation MNLFNVYPLYDITPVKAVDCTIIDDKGVEYLDLYSGHGVISIGHTQPDYVAKLKNQIDNLGFYSNAIQNPLQVELAQKLGKLSGLEDYELFLCSSGAEANENALKLASFHNGKSRVVAFHNSFHGRTSAAVAVTDNKKIVAPINAQQEVTFLPLNQIELVEAELAKGDVTAVIIEGIQGVGGLDQGTTEFFQALEKACKKHDVVLILDEVQSGYGRSGKFFAFQHHGINADIISVAKGMGNGFPVGAILISPKFEASFGLLGTTFGGSHLSCAAGIAVLDVIEKLDLQKNVNEIYEYFLEKIKEVPGIKQVKGKGLMLGVEFDFDVAALRKKLIIEKHIFTGSANNKNLLRILPPLTVKKSDIDTFVKALKESLEEL, from the coding sequence ATGAACTTATTCAACGTTTACCCATTATACGACATAACTCCAGTAAAAGCAGTAGATTGTACAATTATTGACGACAAAGGAGTAGAATATTTAGATTTATACAGCGGACATGGTGTGATTTCTATCGGACACACACAGCCGGATTATGTAGCAAAATTGAAGAATCAGATAGATAATTTAGGATTTTATTCTAATGCGATTCAGAATCCTTTGCAGGTAGAATTGGCTCAGAAATTAGGAAAACTTTCTGGTCTTGAAGATTACGAATTGTTTTTATGCAGTTCTGGAGCTGAAGCCAATGAAAATGCTTTAAAATTAGCTTCTTTCCATAACGGAAAATCAAGAGTTGTGGCTTTTCATAACTCTTTTCATGGAAGAACTTCTGCAGCAGTTGCCGTTACAGATAACAAGAAAATTGTTGCGCCAATCAATGCTCAGCAAGAAGTAACGTTTTTACCTCTAAACCAAATTGAATTAGTTGAAGCTGAATTGGCTAAAGGTGATGTTACAGCTGTAATTATCGAAGGAATTCAGGGAGTTGGAGGTTTAGATCAAGGAACAACTGAGTTTTTTCAGGCTTTAGAAAAAGCATGTAAAAAACATGATGTGGTTTTAATTTTAGATGAAGTACAATCTGGATACGGAAGAAGCGGGAAATTCTTTGCTTTCCAACATCACGGAATCAACGCCGATATTATTTCAGTTGCAAAAGGAATGGGGAACGGTTTTCCTGTTGGAGCGATCTTAATTTCTCCAAAATTTGAAGCAAGTTTCGGATTATTAGGAACAACTTTCGGAGGAAGTCACTTGTCTTGTGCAGCAGGAATTGCGGTTTTAGATGTAATTGAAAAATTGGATTTACAGAAAAATGTAAACGAAATTTATGAATACTTCTTAGAAAAAATCAAAGAAGTTCCGGGAATCAAACAAGTAAAAGGAAAAGGTTTAATGCTTGGAGTTGAATTTGATTTTGATGTTGCGGCTTTGAGAAAGAAATTAATCATCGAAAAACACATTTTTACAGGAAGTGCCAACAATAAAAATCTATTAAGAATTTTACCGCCTTTAACTGTGAAAAAATCAGATATTGATACGTTTGTAAAAGCTTTAAAAGAAAGTTTAGAAGAACTTTAA
- a CDS encoding glutamate-5-semialdehyde dehydrogenase has protein sequence MNPLSIEKRNLVLRTMAKLVEQERNQIILTNQEDLADYDGSDLAMEERLKVDDKKVDEMILSLNQLASQEDPVGVERFHFTHDNGIKVVNKTAAFGTILIIYESRPDVTIEAGGIAFKSGNKILLKGGKESLKSNLKIVSLWHKALEENGVSKDWVEYLNYNRTETQAFLEKPTQKVDLIVPRGGEKLIEFVKAHATCPVIVSGRGNNFVYVHEKADTDLALKVILNAKTAKISACNALDKVLIDSKLPNFEGFTAMLIEALIEAKVEVIVDQSLANFENTKTLQNEDIWYEEFLDYKIVIGTIDSQEHAIDMINKYCGGHSAAIITRDNEAAQQFMESVDAAAVYQNASTRFTDGGQFGLGGELAISTDKLHQRGPIGLQHLVTNKWYVYGEGQIR, from the coding sequence ATGAATCCATTATCAATTGAAAAACGCAATCTAGTTCTGCGGACTATGGCAAAGCTGGTCGAACAGGAGCGGAATCAGATAATCCTAACCAATCAGGAAGATCTTGCTGATTACGACGGCTCAGATTTAGCGATGGAAGAACGCTTAAAAGTAGATGATAAAAAAGTAGACGAAATGATTTTATCATTAAACCAATTAGCTTCTCAGGAAGATCCCGTTGGCGTTGAGCGTTTTCATTTTACTCATGATAATGGAATAAAGGTGGTGAACAAAACAGCTGCTTTCGGAACGATTTTAATTATTTATGAATCTCGCCCAGACGTTACAATCGAAGCGGGAGGAATCGCTTTTAAATCCGGAAATAAAATTTTATTAAAAGGCGGAAAAGAGTCTTTAAAATCAAACTTAAAAATCGTAAGCCTTTGGCATAAAGCTTTAGAAGAAAACGGAGTTTCGAAAGACTGGGTCGAATATCTGAATTATAACAGAACAGAAACTCAGGCTTTTCTAGAAAAACCAACTCAAAAAGTTGATTTAATAGTTCCAAGAGGTGGAGAGAAATTAATTGAGTTTGTAAAAGCGCATGCAACTTGTCCTGTAATTGTGAGCGGACGCGGAAATAATTTTGTTTACGTTCATGAAAAAGCGGACACAGACTTAGCTTTGAAGGTGATTTTAAATGCTAAAACTGCTAAAATATCGGCTTGTAATGCTCTAGATAAAGTTTTAATCGACTCGAAGCTTCCTAATTTTGAAGGTTTCACAGCAATGTTAATTGAAGCCTTAATTGAAGCAAAAGTTGAAGTTATTGTAGATCAATCTTTAGCAAATTTTGAAAATACCAAAACGTTACAAAACGAAGATATTTGGTACGAAGAATTTCTAGATTATAAAATTGTAATCGGAACAATCGATTCCCAAGAGCATGCCATTGATATGATTAATAAATACTGCGGAGGACATTCAGCAGCAATTATTACCAGAGATAACGAAGCAGCACAGCAGTTTATGGAATCAGTAGACGCAGCAGCAGTTTACCAAAATGCTTCAACCCGTTTCACAGACGGCGGACAATTTGGTCTTGGCGGAGAATTAGCAATAAGCACCGATAAATTACATCAAAGAGGACCAATTGGTTTACAGCATTTAGTAACCAACAAATGGTATGTTTACGGAGAAGGACAAATTAGGTAA
- the proB gene encoding glutamate 5-kinase — protein sequence MAKKRILLKIGSNTLTKETNHISRGKIEDLGIQIAALNDEYEFIIVSSGAIAAAKQFVKLDNQDKDVFVKQALASIGQPHLMRIYNENFKDLGLNTSQCLLSYSDFEKEQTKKNIVNTINVLVKNNYIPIINENDTVATDEIRFGDNDKLAALTAVLLNVDILIIATNTNGIYTKESIHNENPETIKLVNDLKTLEKEIGDSKSSHGTGGMQSKIEAAAISKAANIETWIVNGLNDNFILKALKEEIPFTKII from the coding sequence ATGGCAAAAAAACGGATTTTATTAAAAATAGGAAGTAATACTTTAACCAAGGAAACCAATCATATTTCGCGGGGAAAGATTGAAGACCTCGGAATACAGATTGCGGCTTTAAACGACGAATATGAATTTATCATAGTAAGTTCTGGAGCAATTGCGGCAGCAAAGCAATTTGTAAAACTGGACAATCAAGACAAAGATGTTTTTGTAAAGCAGGCTTTAGCTTCAATTGGACAGCCTCATTTAATGCGAATTTACAATGAGAATTTCAAAGATTTAGGGTTAAATACGTCACAGTGTTTACTTTCTTATTCTGATTTTGAAAAAGAGCAGACTAAAAAGAACATTGTAAATACGATTAATGTATTGGTTAAAAACAATTACATTCCGATTATCAATGAAAATGATACCGTTGCGACAGATGAGATTCGGTTTGGAGATAATGACAAATTAGCAGCTTTAACAGCGGTTCTTTTAAATGTTGACATTCTTATTATTGCAACCAATACAAACGGGATTTATACCAAAGAATCAATTCATAATGAAAATCCAGAAACGATAAAATTGGTAAATGATTTAAAAACGCTCGAAAAAGAAATCGGAGATTCAAAATCATCACATGGAACAGGAGGGATGCAGTCTAAAATAGAAGCAGCAGCAATTTCAAAAGCAGCAAATATAGAAACTTGGATCGTGAATGGGTTAAATGATAATTTTATTCTAAAAGCATTAAAGGAAGAAATTCCTTTTACAAAAATAATCTAA
- a CDS encoding N-acetylornithine carbamoyltransferase: protein MNYISIKEINSLSKWVKQAIKIKKNPLKNQSLGKNKTLGMLFFNPSLRTRLSTQKAAMNLGMNVMVMNFTNEGWTLEFEDGAVMNSGASEHIKEAAEVVSQYCDIIAIRAFAGLVDKEKDYQETVISGFLKYATVPIVNMESAIRHPLQSLADAITMEEFKRRHKDKPKVVLSWAPHPKALPQAVANSFVEMMQMQKDMDFVITHPEGYELSPEITKDCKIEYDQNKAFENADFVYVKNWSNFNDYGKVTNSDPNWTVTAEKMALTNNGKFMHCLPVRRNVIVSDEVLDGENSIVIEQANNRTYSAQLVLQKILKKI, encoded by the coding sequence ATGAACTATATCTCAATAAAAGAAATCAACTCATTATCAAAATGGGTAAAACAAGCGATTAAAATCAAAAAAAATCCGCTTAAAAATCAAAGTTTAGGAAAGAATAAGACTCTTGGAATGTTATTCTTCAATCCAAGTTTAAGAACGCGTTTGAGTACTCAAAAAGCGGCAATGAACTTAGGAATGAACGTTATGGTAATGAATTTTACCAACGAAGGATGGACATTAGAATTCGAAGACGGAGCAGTAATGAATTCTGGTGCTTCAGAACACATTAAAGAAGCGGCAGAAGTAGTTTCGCAATATTGCGATATTATCGCAATTCGTGCTTTCGCAGGCTTAGTTGACAAAGAAAAAGATTATCAGGAAACAGTAATTTCAGGATTTCTGAAATATGCTACAGTGCCAATTGTAAACATGGAAAGTGCTATTCGTCATCCGTTGCAGTCATTAGCAGATGCGATTACAATGGAAGAATTTAAACGTAGACACAAAGACAAACCAAAAGTAGTGCTTTCATGGGCACCGCATCCCAAAGCATTACCGCAGGCAGTTGCCAATTCATTCGTAGAAATGATGCAGATGCAGAAAGATATGGATTTTGTAATTACTCATCCAGAAGGTTACGAATTGAGTCCAGAAATCACAAAAGACTGTAAAATCGAGTATGATCAAAACAAAGCTTTCGAAAATGCCGATTTCGTTTACGTAAAAAACTGGAGTAATTTCAACGATTACGGAAAAGTAACCAACAGCGATCCAAATTGGACCGTTACTGCTGAAAAAATGGCTTTAACCAACAACGGAAAATTCATGCACTGTCTTCCAGTTCGTCGTAATGTAATTGTAAGCGATGAAGTTCTTGACGGAGAAAATTCAATCGTAATCGAGCAAGCGAATAACAGAACGTATTCAGCACAATTAGTTTTACAAAAGATTCTTAAAAAAATATAA